One genomic window of Micromonospora sp. WMMD1128 includes the following:
- a CDS encoding CDP-alcohol phosphatidyltransferase family protein yields MVGTQLNWDQYATAWARLHGGFDPRSAAPVVRAWLRFAYHVGFVLGRLRVGPTAVTVFGVLLCFCVPLLVGRAGDGPFLGALFVLLAAVADSVDGAVAVATGRTTRLGYVYDSVADRLGEVAWLIAFWLLGAPGALVAAAGGLSWLHEYVRARSVSAGMREIGAVTVGERPTRVCVALVGLLVAGLTGLIDVDLTAGTVTMATTVWVLLAGFGLGQLLSAVRRALVDAG; encoded by the coding sequence GTGGTGGGCACACAGCTGAACTGGGACCAGTACGCGACCGCGTGGGCGCGGCTGCACGGTGGGTTCGATCCCCGTAGCGCCGCGCCCGTGGTGCGCGCCTGGCTGCGCTTCGCGTACCACGTGGGTTTCGTCCTGGGTCGGCTGCGGGTCGGCCCGACCGCGGTGACCGTGTTCGGGGTGCTGCTCTGCTTCTGCGTACCCCTGCTCGTGGGTCGGGCCGGCGACGGGCCGTTCCTGGGCGCGTTGTTCGTGCTGCTGGCCGCCGTGGCGGACAGCGTCGACGGCGCGGTGGCGGTGGCCACCGGACGGACCACCCGGCTGGGCTACGTCTACGACTCGGTCGCCGACCGGCTCGGCGAGGTGGCGTGGCTGATCGCGTTCTGGCTGCTCGGCGCGCCCGGCGCGTTGGTCGCCGCGGCCGGCGGCCTGTCCTGGTTGCACGAGTACGTGCGGGCCCGGTCCGTGTCGGCGGGGATGCGCGAGATCGGCGCGGTGACCGTGGGGGAGCGGCCCACCCGGGTGTGCGTGGCCCTGGTCGGGCTGCTGGTCGCCGGGCTCACCGGCCTGATCGACGTCGACCTGACCGCCGGCACCGTCACCATGGCCACCACGGTGTGGGTGCTGCTCGCCGGCTTCGGCCTCGGCCAGTTGCTCTCCGCGGTCCGCCGCGCGCTCGTCGACGCCGGCTGA
- the crtI gene encoding phytoene desaturase family protein: MARIVVIGAGVGGLAVAARLAVTGHEVTVLERAGTVGGKLGRYAHHTAEGSWRFDTGPSLLTLPQVFHDLFEATGAKLDEYLDLVPLDPIVRHVFPGGGPALDSCADPDEFAARIGAAFGDRSAADWQRLWRRAERVWTASHRDILRRTVDSPRDLAALAWRLGDLAAIAPGRTLRGLGRRHLSDPRLRMLLDRYATYTGADPRRAPAALVAVPYAELAYGGWYLRGGLGTLADALLSRCLDLGVVVRTDAAVTRIDAAGGRVHGVRVAGSAAPVPADVVVANTDALTVYRDLLPNPRRLAALTDRSLAGFVLLLGVRGDSGLAHHNVFFPRDYDAEFDAVFGDPGRGVRARPASDPTVFVTVADDPAVRPDGHEAWFVLVNAPRHGTAADAVDWRRPGLAEAYAGRILDVLAERGVDVRDRLVFSEVRTPADLDAATGAPGGAIYGTAGGLLRPANRGPAAGLWLVGGSTHPGGGLPMVTLSAEIVAAAVGPGW, encoded by the coding sequence ATGGCGCGCATCGTGGTCATCGGCGCCGGCGTGGGCGGCCTCGCCGTCGCCGCCCGGCTCGCGGTCACCGGGCACGAGGTCACCGTCCTGGAACGGGCCGGCACGGTCGGCGGCAAGCTCGGCCGGTACGCGCACCACACCGCGGAGGGGTCGTGGCGCTTCGACACCGGGCCGAGCCTGCTCACCCTGCCGCAGGTCTTCCACGACCTGTTCGAGGCCACCGGCGCGAAACTGGACGAATACCTCGACCTGGTGCCGCTGGACCCGATCGTGCGGCACGTCTTCCCCGGCGGCGGCCCCGCGCTTGACTCCTGCGCCGACCCGGACGAGTTCGCCGCCCGGATCGGCGCCGCGTTCGGCGACCGCTCCGCCGCCGACTGGCAGCGGCTGTGGCGCCGCGCCGAGCGGGTGTGGACGGCCTCGCACCGGGACATCCTGCGCCGCACCGTGGACTCGCCGCGCGACCTGGCCGCGCTGGCCTGGCGGCTGGGCGACCTCGCCGCCATCGCCCCCGGCCGCACGCTGCGCGGGCTGGGCCGCAGGCACCTGTCCGACCCGCGGCTGCGGATGCTGCTCGACAGGTACGCCACCTACACCGGCGCCGACCCGCGCCGCGCCCCGGCCGCGCTCGTCGCCGTCCCCTACGCCGAGCTGGCGTACGGCGGCTGGTATCTGCGCGGCGGGCTGGGCACGCTCGCCGACGCGCTGCTGTCCCGCTGCCTCGACCTCGGCGTGGTGGTGCGCACCGACGCGGCGGTCACCCGGATCGACGCCGCCGGCGGCCGGGTGCACGGGGTACGCGTCGCCGGGTCGGCCGCGCCGGTCCCGGCCGACGTGGTGGTGGCCAACACCGACGCGCTCACCGTCTACCGGGACCTGCTGCCGAACCCGCGCCGGCTGGCCGCGCTCACCGACCGCAGCCTGGCCGGTTTCGTGCTGCTGCTGGGCGTACGCGGTGACTCCGGGCTGGCCCACCACAACGTCTTCTTCCCCCGCGACTACGACGCCGAGTTCGACGCCGTCTTCGGTGACCCCGGTCGCGGCGTGCGGGCCCGTCCGGCGTCCGACCCGACCGTGTTCGTCACCGTGGCCGACGACCCGGCGGTCCGGCCGGACGGCCACGAGGCGTGGTTCGTGCTGGTCAACGCGCCCCGGCACGGCACCGCCGCGGACGCGGTGGACTGGCGGCGGCCGGGGCTGGCCGAGGCGTACGCGGGGCGGATCCTCGACGTGCTTGCCGAGCGGGGCGTGGACGTGCGGGACCGGCTGGTGTTCTCGGAGGTCCGCACCCCGGCCGACCTGGACGCGGCCACCGGCGCGCCGGGCGGGGCGATCTACGGCACCGCGGGCGGGCTGCTGCGCCCGGCCAACCGGGGCCCGGCCGCCGGGCTGTGGCTGGTCGGCGGGTCCACCCACCCCGGTGGCGGCCTGCCCATGGTGACCCTCTCCGCGGAGATCGTCGCCGCCGCCGTCGGGCCGGGGTGGTAA
- a CDS encoding glycosyltransferase family 2 protein, which yields MTAALALVVAVAALTGHTLVNAVAWLRRPAAGPAEVTEAVAVLLPLRDEADRVTPCLRALLAQRGVPGLRIVVLDDGSGDGTADVVRAVAGADPRVTLLTGVAPPPGWLGKPHACWQLATRVDPGPTVLAFVDADVVLTPYAVAAAVTELRAAGVTLLSPYPRIVARTAADRLVQPLLQWLWLTFLPLRAMERSRRPSLAAAGGQFLVVDRAGYLRAGGHAAVADKVLEDIELARAVKRAGGRIALADGSRLASCRMYDDWPQLRDGYTKSLWATFGHPSAAAVVLALLLLLYTAPPLLAAGALAAGAPVVAGAAFGAYLAGAAGRVVSARATGGRAWPDALAHPVSVVVLGWLTVRSYHLRKRRRLTWRGRPVI from the coding sequence ATGACCGCCGCCCTCGCGCTCGTGGTGGCCGTCGCCGCGCTCACCGGGCACACGCTCGTCAACGCGGTCGCCTGGCTGCGCCGCCCGGCCGCCGGCCCGGCCGAGGTGACCGAGGCGGTGGCGGTGCTGCTGCCGCTGCGCGACGAGGCCGACCGGGTCACCCCGTGCCTGCGCGCGCTGCTCGCCCAGCGCGGCGTACCCGGGCTGCGGATCGTGGTGCTCGACGACGGCTCCGGCGACGGCACCGCCGACGTGGTCCGCGCGGTGGCCGGCGCCGACCCGCGGGTCACGCTGCTCACCGGCGTCGCCCCGCCGCCCGGCTGGCTGGGCAAGCCGCACGCCTGCTGGCAGCTCGCCACCCGCGTCGACCCGGGCCCGACGGTGCTGGCCTTCGTCGACGCCGACGTGGTGCTCACCCCGTACGCGGTCGCGGCGGCGGTGACCGAGCTGCGCGCGGCGGGCGTGACGCTGCTGTCGCCGTACCCCCGGATCGTGGCGCGGACGGCGGCGGACCGGCTGGTGCAGCCGTTGTTGCAGTGGTTGTGGCTGACGTTCCTGCCGCTGCGGGCGATGGAACGCTCGCGGCGGCCGTCCCTCGCGGCGGCGGGCGGGCAGTTCCTGGTCGTGGACCGGGCCGGCTACCTGCGGGCCGGTGGGCACGCGGCGGTGGCCGACAAGGTGCTGGAGGACATCGAGCTGGCCCGGGCGGTGAAGCGGGCCGGCGGCCGGATCGCCCTGGCCGACGGCTCCCGGCTGGCGTCCTGCCGGATGTACGACGACTGGCCGCAACTGCGCGACGGCTACACCAAGTCGCTGTGGGCCACGTTCGGGCACCCGAGCGCCGCGGCCGTCGTGTTGGCGCTGCTGCTCCTGCTCTACACCGCGCCGCCGCTGCTGGCGGCCGGGGCGCTGGCGGCCGGCGCCCCGGTGGTGGCCGGCGCGGCGTTCGGCGCCTACCTGGCCGGGGCGGCCGGGCGGGTGGTCAGCGCCCGCGCCACCGGCGGGCGGGCCTGGCCCGACGCGCTGGCGCACCCCGTGTCGGTCGTGGTCCTCGGTTGGCTGACCGTCCGGTCGTACCATCTGCGGAAGCGACGCCGGCTCACCTGGCGGGGTCGCCCGGTCATCTAG
- a CDS encoding carotenoid biosynthesis protein, with protein sequence MRGARLPWALLAVLVLAQICYPLTGGATRAGLTVATVLLGWLLSVGHALLTRGARAAAALVAVATGGGFAVEALGVATGFPFGSYDYSGELGPKLAGVPLIIPLAWTWMAWPAWLTAVRITQVLSGGPASTKNVKRGPRLALAAVGLAAWDLFLDPQMVAEGYWTWLGGGPALPGLPGIPVSNYLGWLGFAVLLAAALRPLAGPSVDRVDRRDAPMFALYLWTYASSVLAHAVFLRLPASALWGAAGMAVAAVPLAVVLWRGRRDRAGADAPPPRVDAPA encoded by the coding sequence ATCAGAGGCGCCCGGCTGCCCTGGGCGCTGCTGGCCGTGCTGGTCCTCGCCCAGATCTGCTACCCGCTCACCGGCGGCGCCACCCGGGCCGGGCTGACCGTGGCCACCGTGCTGCTCGGCTGGCTGCTCTCGGTTGGCCACGCGCTGCTCACCCGCGGCGCCCGGGCCGCCGCCGCGCTCGTCGCGGTCGCCACCGGCGGCGGGTTCGCGGTCGAGGCGCTCGGGGTGGCCACCGGGTTCCCGTTCGGCAGCTACGACTACTCCGGCGAGCTGGGCCCGAAGCTGGCCGGCGTGCCGCTGATCATCCCGCTGGCGTGGACGTGGATGGCGTGGCCGGCGTGGCTCACCGCGGTCCGGATCACCCAGGTGTTAAGCGGGGGCCCCGCCTCTACCAAAAACGTTAAGCGGGGCCCCCGCCTTGCGCTCGCGGCGGTGGGGTTGGCTGCGTGGGATCTGTTCCTCGATCCGCAGATGGTCGCCGAGGGGTACTGGACCTGGCTCGGCGGCGGCCCGGCGCTGCCCGGGTTGCCCGGCATCCCGGTCAGCAACTACCTCGGCTGGCTGGGCTTCGCGGTGCTGCTGGCCGCCGCGCTGCGCCCGCTCGCCGGGCCGTCCGTCGACCGGGTCGACCGCCGCGACGCCCCGATGTTCGCGCTCTACCTCTGGACGTACGCCTCAAGCGTGCTGGCGCACGCGGTCTTCCTCCGGCTGCCCGCGTCCGCGTTGTGGGGCGCGGCCGGGATGGCGGTGGCGGCGGTGCCGCTGGCGGTGGTGCTGTGGCGCGGTCGCCGCGACCGCGCCGGCGCCGACGCTCCCCCGCCCCGGGTCGACGCGCCGGCATGA
- a CDS encoding GNAT family N-acetyltransferase translates to MRLVRWTPDDLVRRLDDVVAVYGEAMGYRADLLEARRGYIATHVRRPGFRAVASLTSEGHLAGFGYGYLGATGQWWHDQVHRALKAEARQRWLGHPFEVVELHVRPPAQGHGLGARQLRALLTMAEGDTTLLSTPEADEQASRAWRLYRRFGFVDVLRHFHFPGDERPFGVLGRDLPLPAPDRT, encoded by the coding sequence ATGAGGCTGGTGCGCTGGACGCCGGACGACCTGGTCCGGCGGCTGGACGACGTGGTGGCCGTCTACGGCGAGGCGATGGGTTACCGCGCCGACCTGTTGGAGGCCCGGCGCGGCTACATCGCCACCCACGTCCGACGGCCCGGGTTCCGCGCCGTCGCCAGCCTCACCTCGGAGGGGCACCTGGCCGGCTTCGGGTACGGCTATCTCGGCGCCACCGGCCAGTGGTGGCACGACCAGGTGCACCGGGCGTTGAAGGCGGAGGCCCGGCAGCGCTGGCTGGGCCACCCGTTCGAGGTGGTCGAGCTGCACGTCCGGCCGCCGGCGCAGGGGCACGGCCTGGGCGCCCGCCAGCTCCGGGCGCTGCTCACCATGGCCGAGGGCGACACCACGCTGCTGTCCACCCCGGAGGCGGACGAGCAGGCGTCGCGGGCCTGGCGGCTCTACCGCCGGTTCGGCTTCGTCGACGTGCTGCGTCACTTCCACTTCCCCGGTGACGAGCGGCCGTTCGGCGTGCTCGGCCGGGATCTGCCGCTGCCCGCGCCGGACCGGACGTGA
- a CDS encoding monooxygenase → MNPDLVTLHVWRVPRRSLPGALARMATHPARLRRLPGVRFAKLLGTGTGTGFGPGDADLTRWAALVVWDSPGAAAGFDASPVARSWARIAHAAVRLDLRPLTSRGRWSGHEPFGTPTGGRVTGPVLALTRARLRPRRAATFWRAIPPVAAELHAAPGLLARLGVGEAPLGWQGTVSVWRDPTDLVAFAYRSPEHRAAITRTPTEGWYAEELFARFAVGDVVGDRTVLGWVAAEGDPDSARGNA, encoded by the coding sequence GTGAACCCCGACCTGGTCACGCTGCACGTGTGGCGCGTACCCCGGCGGTCCCTGCCCGGGGCGCTGGCCCGGATGGCGACCCACCCGGCGCGGCTGCGCCGGCTGCCCGGCGTCCGCTTCGCCAAGCTGCTCGGCACCGGGACCGGCACCGGCTTCGGGCCGGGCGACGCCGACCTGACCCGCTGGGCCGCGCTCGTGGTCTGGGACTCCCCCGGCGCGGCGGCCGGCTTCGACGCCTCCCCGGTCGCCCGCTCCTGGGCCCGGATCGCCCACGCTGCCGTCCGGTTGGACCTGCGCCCGCTGACCAGCCGGGGCCGGTGGTCCGGGCACGAGCCGTTCGGCACGCCGACCGGCGGGCGGGTCACCGGGCCGGTGCTGGCGCTGACCCGGGCCCGGCTGCGGCCCCGCCGGGCGGCCACGTTCTGGCGGGCGATCCCGCCGGTCGCCGCCGAGCTGCACGCCGCGCCCGGCCTGCTCGCCCGGCTGGGGGTCGGCGAGGCGCCGCTGGGCTGGCAGGGCACGGTGAGCGTGTGGCGTGATCCGACGGACCTGGTCGCGTTCGCGTACCGTTCCCCCGAGCACCGCGCCGCGATCACCCGCACCCCCACCGAGGGCTGGTACGCGGAGGAACTGTTCGCGCGGTTCGCGGTGGGCGACGTGGTCGGCGACCGTACGGTGCTCGGCTGGGTCGCCGCCGAGGGCGACCCCGACTCGGCGAGAGGGAACGCATGA
- a CDS encoding YbaK/EbsC family protein has protein sequence MQPHPNVRAVQLALDGAGALDGSDRASVVRLLPEAVHTAAAAAGALGVDVGAIANSLVFDADDAPLLVLTSGAHRVDTAGLAATLGVTHLRRASPDFVKRHTGQVIGGVAPVGHPGPLRTVVDTALAGYDEVWAAGGVPQAVFPTTYAELLRITGGAPAEVA, from the coding sequence ATGCAGCCACATCCGAATGTGCGGGCGGTGCAACTGGCGCTCGACGGGGCGGGGGCGCTCGACGGGTCCGACCGGGCCAGCGTCGTTCGTCTGCTGCCGGAGGCGGTGCACACCGCCGCCGCGGCGGCCGGGGCGCTCGGTGTCGACGTCGGCGCCATCGCCAACTCGCTTGTCTTCGACGCCGACGACGCGCCACTGCTCGTGCTCACCTCCGGCGCGCACCGGGTGGACACCGCCGGTCTGGCCGCCACGCTGGGCGTGACCCATCTGCGCCGGGCCAGCCCGGACTTCGTCAAGCGACACACCGGGCAGGTGATCGGCGGGGTCGCCCCGGTCGGCCATCCCGGGCCGTTGCGCACCGTCGTCGACACCGCCCTCGCCGGGTACGACGAGGTGTGGGCGGCCGGCGGCGTACCGCAGGCGGTGTTCCCCACCACGTACGCGGAACTGCTGCGGATCACCGGCGGCGCCCCGGCCGAGGTGGCGTGA
- a CDS encoding TetR/AcrR family transcriptional regulator, protein MRAGEVDKKRLFELLWGMPAGPRRGPRPTLSPAAVARAGIAVADAEGLDGLTMQRVAETLGVTKMALYRYVPGRAELVALMLDAALGEPPPVDAGSDADAGSDAGRTAPGIPSPAGDGWRVQLDDWTRRLVERFRRHPWAEAAAVGARLPGPNELSWVERVVAALAGTGLTAHERLDVAALLVGHARNLAGLPPDSGREAAFAALVRGRETRFPALVAALTDPPAPTAFSPDPTLDFGLTRILDGIEALITTRATR, encoded by the coding sequence GTGCGGGCCGGCGAGGTGGACAAGAAGCGGCTGTTCGAGCTGCTCTGGGGTATGCCGGCCGGGCCTCGGCGCGGGCCGCGCCCCACCCTGTCGCCGGCCGCCGTGGCCCGCGCCGGCATCGCCGTCGCCGACGCCGAAGGGCTCGACGGGTTGACCATGCAGCGGGTCGCCGAGACGCTGGGCGTCACCAAGATGGCGCTCTACCGCTATGTGCCGGGCCGGGCCGAGTTGGTCGCCCTGATGCTGGACGCGGCGCTGGGCGAGCCGCCACCGGTCGACGCCGGCTCGGACGCGGACGCCGGCTCGGACGCCGGACGGACCGCACCCGGCATTCCGTCGCCGGCCGGCGACGGGTGGCGCGTGCAGCTCGACGACTGGACCCGGCGGCTGGTCGAACGGTTCCGCCGGCACCCCTGGGCCGAGGCGGCGGCCGTGGGCGCCCGGCTGCCCGGGCCGAACGAGCTGTCCTGGGTGGAACGCGTCGTCGCCGCGCTCGCCGGCACCGGGCTCACCGCCCACGAGCGGCTCGACGTGGCGGCGCTGCTGGTCGGGCACGCCCGCAACCTGGCCGGCCTGCCACCCGACTCCGGCCGGGAGGCGGCGTTCGCCGCGCTGGTACGCGGTCGCGAGACCCGCTTCCCCGCCCTGGTCGCCGCCCTGACCGATCCCCCCGCCCCCACCGCATTCTCCCCCGACCCCACCCTGGACTTCGGCCTCACCCGCATCCTCGACGGCATCGAAGCCCTCATCACCACCCGCGCAACCCGTTGA
- a CDS encoding FAD:protein FMN transferase — translation MSGPDRRAWVEQVMGLPISVHLRGPRVRTRAVEERVARVFAELRAADTVFSTYRPDSVLGRLRGAPPGPAATADPLVREVAGLCEAARARTGGRFDARRLPLPLGGLGFDPSGLVKGWAVERAARHLTDLDGHDLCLNAGGDVLLRAAPDRPAWRIGIEDPDRPERMLDVVERTGGAVATSGTARRGTHITDPRAGRPAQAVRSVTVVGPDLLWADVYATAAVAGGADAPDWLATLDGYAALLVTADGRVRATPGWPGRATVSSA, via the coding sequence GTGAGCGGGCCGGACCGGCGGGCCTGGGTGGAGCAGGTGATGGGGCTGCCGATCAGCGTGCACCTGCGCGGCCCGCGGGTGCGTACCCGGGCGGTCGAGGAACGGGTGGCGCGGGTCTTCGCCGAGCTGCGCGCCGCCGACACGGTGTTCAGCACCTACCGTCCGGACAGCGTGCTGGGCCGCCTCCGGGGCGCGCCGCCCGGCCCGGCGGCCACCGCCGACCCGCTGGTACGCGAGGTGGCCGGGCTCTGCGAGGCGGCCCGCGCGCGTACCGGCGGACGGTTCGACGCCCGCCGGCTGCCGCTGCCGCTCGGTGGCCTCGGGTTCGACCCGTCCGGCCTGGTCAAGGGCTGGGCGGTGGAACGGGCCGCCCGGCACCTGACCGACCTGGACGGCCACGACCTGTGCCTCAACGCGGGCGGGGACGTACTGCTGCGGGCCGCGCCGGACCGGCCGGCCTGGCGGATCGGGATCGAGGACCCGGACCGGCCGGAGCGGATGCTCGACGTGGTCGAGCGGACCGGCGGCGCGGTCGCCACCTCCGGCACCGCGCGGCGCGGCACGCACATCACCGACCCGCGCGCGGGCCGGCCGGCCCAGGCCGTCCGGTCGGTCACCGTGGTCGGCCCGGACCTGCTCTGGGCCGACGTGTACGCGACCGCGGCCGTCGCCGGCGGCGCGGACGCGCCGGACTGGCTGGCCACCCTGGACGGGTACGCGGCCCTGCTGGTGACCGCCGACGGCCGGGTCCGGGCGACCCCGGGCTGGCCCGGGCGGGCCACCGTATCCTCTGCCTGA
- a CDS encoding FMN-binding protein has protein sequence MRRITIWLLSTVTALVLLFSYRTSTMGAGGETSAVATGGDPGGSSWSGSSDPAGGGTGPEGGTGSDGGTGSDGGSIGGGASGTATGSVAQTRWGPVQVRITVSGGKITDVTAVRVPDGNRRDREINDYAVPILRQEALTAQSARIDSVSGATVTSDGYRESLQSAIDAAHLR, from the coding sequence GTGCGACGGATCACCATCTGGCTGCTGTCCACCGTGACCGCGCTGGTGCTGCTGTTCAGCTACCGGACCAGCACCATGGGCGCGGGCGGGGAGACCAGCGCGGTCGCCACCGGCGGCGACCCGGGCGGCAGCTCGTGGAGCGGCAGCTCCGACCCCGCCGGCGGCGGCACCGGGCCCGAGGGCGGCACCGGGTCCGACGGCGGCACCGGGTCCGACGGCGGCAGCATCGGCGGCGGTGCGAGCGGCACGGCGACCGGATCGGTGGCGCAGACCCGATGGGGGCCGGTGCAGGTGCGGATCACCGTCTCCGGCGGGAAGATCACCGACGTGACGGCCGTCCGGGTGCCCGACGGCAACCGGCGGGACCGGGAGATCAACGACTACGCGGTGCCGATCCTGCGGCAGGAGGCCCTGACCGCGCAGAGCGCCCGGATCGACAGCGTCTCCGGCGCCACCGTCACCAGCGACGGCTACCGGGAGTCGCTCCAGTCCGCCATCGACGCGGCGCACCTGCGGTGA
- a CDS encoding ferredoxin reductase family protein, translating to MTAGVAGRPAVRPVPPAAPTWWADVAGSLAVLSLLVVTALWTADRGVQELLAGAATGLTSLGRLAGLVSADLMLIQVVLMARVPLFERRFGQDRIARWHRLAGFVSFHLLLAHVLLTVLGYAGTARQGVLAETWDLVLTYPGMLLATAALALLALVVVTSVRAARRRLRYESWHLLHLYAYLGVALALPHQLWTGADFLASPLARAYWWTVYLLALASVLIWRLGVPAWRSLRHRVEVAAVVPEAPGITSVWLRGRDLHRLPVRAGQFLLWRFLDGPGWSRAHPYSLSAPPHGDLMRITVKDLGDGSARVAALRPGTRVLIEGPYGRLTGQHWRGGGLTMLACGVGLTPLLALLWELPYAPGQAVLAYRARTADDLAFRDELDRLAAERGLVVHHLVGPRAARPSWLPAYAEGLADAEALRRLSPDVAGHDVFLCGPDGWVDAVRAATRAAGVPDAHVHHERFAW from the coding sequence GTGACCGCCGGCGTGGCCGGCCGACCGGCCGTACGCCCCGTCCCGCCGGCCGCTCCCACCTGGTGGGCCGACGTCGCCGGCAGTCTCGCGGTGCTCAGCCTGCTGGTCGTCACCGCCCTGTGGACCGCCGACCGCGGGGTGCAGGAGCTGCTGGCCGGCGCGGCCACCGGGCTCACCTCGCTCGGCCGGCTCGCCGGTCTGGTCAGCGCCGACCTGATGCTGATCCAGGTGGTGCTGATGGCCCGGGTGCCGCTGTTCGAGCGCCGCTTCGGCCAGGACCGGATCGCCCGCTGGCACCGACTCGCCGGCTTCGTCTCGTTCCACCTGCTCCTGGCGCACGTGCTGCTGACCGTCCTCGGGTACGCCGGCACCGCCCGTCAGGGAGTGCTCGCCGAGACCTGGGACCTGGTCCTCACGTACCCCGGAATGTTGCTGGCCACCGCGGCGCTGGCGCTGCTGGCGCTGGTGGTGGTGACCTCGGTCCGCGCGGCCCGGCGGCGGCTGCGCTACGAGTCCTGGCACCTGCTGCACCTCTACGCCTACCTGGGGGTCGCGCTGGCGCTGCCGCACCAGCTCTGGACCGGCGCCGACTTCCTCGCCTCGCCGCTCGCCCGCGCCTACTGGTGGACGGTCTACCTGCTGGCCCTGGCCAGCGTGCTGATCTGGCGGCTCGGCGTGCCGGCCTGGCGCTCGCTGCGGCACCGGGTCGAGGTGGCCGCGGTGGTGCCCGAGGCGCCCGGGATCACCTCGGTCTGGCTGCGCGGGCGGGACCTGCACCGGCTGCCGGTACGGGCCGGGCAGTTCCTGCTCTGGCGGTTCCTGGACGGCCCCGGCTGGTCCCGCGCCCACCCGTACTCGCTGTCCGCGCCGCCGCACGGGGACCTGATGCGGATCACGGTCAAGGACCTGGGCGACGGCAGTGCCCGGGTGGCCGCCCTGCGCCCCGGCACCCGGGTGCTGATCGAGGGGCCGTACGGGCGGCTCACCGGACAGCACTGGCGCGGCGGCGGGCTCACCATGCTGGCCTGCGGCGTCGGCCTCACCCCGCTGCTGGCGTTGCTCTGGGAGCTGCCGTACGCGCCCGGCCAGGCGGTGCTCGCCTACCGCGCGCGTACCGCTGATGACCTGGCCTTCCGCGACGAGCTGGACCGGCTGGCCGCCGAGCGCGGGCTGGTCGTGCACCACCTGGTCGGCCCGCGGGCGGCGCGGCCGTCCTGGCTGCCCGCGTACGCCGAGGGGCTGGCCGACGCCGAGGCGCTGCGCCGGCTCTCCCCCGACGTGGCCGGGCACGACGTCTTCCTCTGCGGGCCGGACGGCTGGGTCGACGCCGTCCGCGCCGCGACCCGCGCGGCCGGGGTGCCCGACGCGCACGTCCATCACGAACGCTTCGCCTGGTGA
- a CDS encoding SAV_6107 family HEPN domain-containing protein has translation MPTSPAQAPTVPAHVLPHRTPAQLLVVARDGLAEAARTRPDGLRYAAAHLAALRAAAAVLAARARPAPTRRNRVTSVWVLLATVAPELDEWAALFAAGASKRAAAEAGIPRVVTAREADDLLRGAEQFVTVVESALGLAHQPALDGLHRPLAAVPRRGTAAA, from the coding sequence ATGCCGACCAGTCCGGCCCAGGCGCCCACGGTGCCCGCGCACGTGCTGCCGCACCGCACCCCCGCTCAGCTGCTCGTGGTGGCCCGCGACGGGTTGGCCGAGGCCGCCCGCACCCGCCCCGACGGCCTCCGGTATGCCGCCGCCCACCTCGCGGCGCTGCGCGCCGCCGCTGCCGTGCTCGCCGCCCGCGCCCGCCCCGCGCCGACCCGGCGCAACCGGGTCACCAGTGTCTGGGTGCTGCTCGCCACCGTCGCCCCCGAGCTGGACGAGTGGGCCGCCCTCTTCGCCGCCGGCGCGAGCAAGCGGGCCGCCGCCGAGGCCGGCATCCCCCGGGTGGTCACCGCCCGGGAGGCCGACGACCTGCTCCGCGGCGCCGAACAGTTCGTGACCGTGGTGGAGTCCGCGCTCGGCCTGGCGCACCAACCGGCGCTCGACGGCCTGCACCGGCCCCTGGCTGCCGTGCCGCGTCGCGGGACGGCCGCCGCCTGA